Sequence from the Candidatus Macondimonas diazotrophica genome:
GTTCTGGTTCACCATCCCCTTCGCATCATCCCACAGCGCGCATATCGGCGAGCCAGCAGCGCCGTCGCTGGGCGGACGGCGGGTACTGGTCTGGGATGGTTTTCCCCTGAGTCGGCTGGCCCTGCGCCATCGGCTGGAAAGCTGGGGGCTGACCGTTGAAGAGGCCGAAACGCCCCGACAGCTGCTGGAACGCGCCCAGACCCATCCGGCGCTGATCGTGGTGGGGCTGTCGGTACAAGACCTGCTGCTGTCGGAAGTCACCAGCCAATTTGAGGCGCTCAAAGCCAGTGGCTGCGACACTGTGGCACTGATCAATTCCCTTGATCCGGCGCAACATGCACAGATTCGCGCTGCAGGGGCCGTAGCCTGCCTGCCCAAGTTATTGCATCGTCAGGAACTGTATGCCCGCCTATGCCAGTTGCTGACCCCCGATAGTCCGTGCAACCTGGTTTCCGAACCTCCTGCCGAACCCGATGGCAATCTGGTTGGCTATCAGCTACTGGTCGCCGATGACAATCGCATCAACCTGCGACTGCTCGCCACACTGCTGCGTCGCAACGGTGCCCAAGTGGAGGAATTCAGCGACGGACAGGGTGCCGTCGCAGCGTTCAGCCGGCATGACTATGCTGCCGTGCTGCTGGACGTGCATATGCCCATCATGAGTGGTCTGGATGCGGTTCGCGCCATGCGCCGGCTTGAAGTCGCCGGCCGCCGAACGCCGATTCTTGCGGTAACAGCGAACGCCGTGCCCGAGGACTGGGCCACCTTTCGAGAAGCCGGCATGGACGACTGCCTGGTCAAGCCGGTCGACGAAAACCAACTGCTGGCGCTTCTCGCACACCACGGAATCGGCCAATACCCCACGCCCGAACCGGATCCCGGCTCCTCACCCCTGAGCGATGCCGGTCTGTGGACGCTGTTGCAGGAAGACCTGTCCGAACAGCGCCTTGAGCTGATCAATGCCCATCAAGCGGCCGATCGTGAACGCCTGCGTTCCATTGCGCACAAGATCCATGGTTCGGCCGCCTTCTGCCGTCTGCCCGCGCTCAAGTCCGCGGCCAGCGCACTGGAAAATCAATTGGGCCGTCAGAACACGGGTTCAATCGATGGGGAACTGGTTCAGCAGCTGGCGCAAGCCATCACCACCACCCTGGCCAGCCTGCCCGCGTCTCAATCCGCGGCACCCCATAGCACGGCGTAGGCGACCGCATACGCCCGTTCGTCGCTGATGCTGAGCAGCATGTGGGTTCCGCCCTGCCGCGCCATACAGCGCGCGGCAGCGTCGTGCAGGCGCACACCGGGTCCGCCGCGCACATCGTGCACCACCTCGATCTGCCCGGGTCCGATGCCCTCCCGGAACCCGGTTCCGAGCGCCTTGGCCACTGCCTCCTTGGCGGCAAACCGACGTGCCAGAATCCGCGCCGGATCGCTGGCGGCAGCATAGTCCGCCCATTCGCCTGCATTCAGGATACGCCGGGCAAACCGTTCGCCGCGTCGATCGAGCGCAGCGCGCAGACGCGCCACCGCGACGATGTCGGTGCCGATACCCAGGATCACCCCCGGCGCGCCTCGCGCATCAACCGCTTCATTTCACGGACCGCTTCGGCCATGCCGGTCAGAACAGCCCGTGCCACGATCGCGTGACCAATGTTGAGCTCGGCGATCGGTGCGATGGCGGCAATCGGTTCGACATTGACGTAGTTCAGCCCGTGTCCGGCATGGACCACCAGCCCATTCTGCGCCGCCAGGTCCGCTGCGGTCGCGAGGCGCGCGAGCTCGCGCGCCCGCTCGGCCGGGGTGGTGGCCTCGGCGTAAGCGCCGGTATGCAGCTCGACGGCGACGGCGCCGGTCCGCAGGCTTGCCGCAATCTGCTCGGGGTCCGGGTCGATGAACAGCGCCACCGTGATCCCGGCCGCGGCAAGCCGGCCGCACGATTCGGCGATCTCCTCCTCGCGCGCCCGAACATCCAATCCACCTTCGGTGGTGAGTTCCTCGCGCCGTTCCGGAACGAGGCAACAGGCCTGCGGCGCCAACTCGACCGCCAGATTCACCATCTCCGCCGTCACCGCCATCTCCAGATTCAGACGCGTCTGGACCAGGGTTCGCAACAGGCGGACATCGCGGTCCTGGATATGGCGCCGATCCTCACGCAAATGCACGGTAATGCTGTCGGCCCCCGCCTGCTCGGCCAGAAATGCCGCCTGAACCGGATCGGGATAGACCGTGCGCCGCGCCTGACGCAGCGTCGCAACGTGATCGATGTTCACGCCCAGAGCGGGCGGGGAAGCCAAAAGGTGCATGTCAGGTTCAAACCTCGGAAGACGGTGATGGATGGGCCGAATCGGGGCTGAGGCGATGCAGGGCGCGCCAGAGGGCGCGTGTGCGCAGGGGTACTCCGCCCAACTGTTCGGCGATCAACGATCGGTACAGACCATTGACCGCCGCCTGGTATTCCCGCGGAATCACCATCGGTTCGGTGGCCAAGGCCAGCAATGCGGCGCCCGGAACTTCCCAGGGTGTTCGGCCCGGACCGGAAACCGGCCGCGGCGCACCGCGGGGGGCACAACGATACCACTGCGCCGCCCGGATGGGCGCACCCTCGCAATCGCAACCCAGTGGCGGCTCCAGACCCAGACTGCCGAGCAATGCCCGCTCGAAACTGCGGAGCACACTCGTCAGGCAACGCCCCTCGCCCAGCTCCCCGAGGGTGCGGGCATAGGCGAGAAAGACATCCGGATGGGGATCATGCCGCGCGCATAGTCGCATCAGCAGCTCGTTGACATAGAATCCGCTCAGCAGCCCATCGCCCTGCAAGCCGATCGGCGGACCGGCCGGCTCCCAGGCGACAAGAGCCGGCAGCTCGCCCCGGCCGCGCCAAGCCAGCAGCAAGGGCTGGAATGGCTGCAACGCACCGCCCCGTCCCTTGCTACGCACCCCCTTGGCGATCACCCCGAGCCGGCCGGTTTCCCGGGTGAACAGCTCCGCGATCAGGCTCGTCTCTCCGAAGGCACGGCGATGCAGAACATAGGCCGGGACCAGCGCGCCGCGCGTGGCCATTCAGTCATACCCGAGCCGGGTCAGCCACACGGGCTCGTCGGCCCAGTTTTCACGCACCTTCACCCAAAGACTCAGAAACACCGGCTCCTGCCACTGCTCGCGGATCTCCAGACGCGCCGCTCGGCCGATGCGTTTGAGCTGCTCACCCTGACGGCCGATGACCATGCCTTTGTGAGAGTCCTTGGCCACCCAGATCACAGCGCCCAGCTCCAACCCCTTTTCGGTGCGCTTGAACTGCTCGAGATCGACGGTCATGCCGTAAGGCAGTTCGTCGTGCAGATGCAGCAACAATTGCTCACGCACACACTCGGCGGCGAGAAAGCGTTCACTGCGGTCGGTGGGAATGTCTTCCTCGACCATCGGTGGAGAAATCGGCAAATGCGAGACCAGTTCCTGTTCCAAGGCTGTGATGTTGTCCCCCTGCCGCGCGGACAGCGGAACCACGAACGCGAAATCGGCGCGCTCGCGTCCCTCGGCCAAGGCCGTCAGCAAACGGCTGCGCGGCTGCACGCGATCGACCTTGTTGAGCACCCAGCCGACCGGCCGGCCGCTGCCCCGGATCGCATCGAGCACGGCCTGATCCTCGCCGGTCCAGCGCGTGGCATCGGTGACCAGCACCACGACATCGGCATCCTCGACCGCCCCGCGCGCCTTCTGCACCATGTAGCGGCCCAAGGCATTGCCGGCCTTGTGGAAGCCGGGCGTATCGATGAAGACGATCTGCGCGCCCGGGATGGTGTGGATGCCATGGATGCGGTGGCGTGTGGTCTGGGCCTTGTGGGTCACGATGCTGATCTTCTGACCCAGAATCCGGTTCAGCAACGAGGATTTGCCGACATTGGGGCGCCCCACCAACGCAACCGTGCCACAGCGAAAGTCTGGATCAGACACGACGTCAACCACTTTCCAGCGCCATCAAAGCCAGGCTGGCCGCCTGTTGCTCGGCCTCGCGCCGACTGGTGCCGACACCGCGAAATCCGCGCTGCAGACATGGCACCTGGCAGAGGACTTCAAAGCGCTGATCGTGCTCAGGACCGCTGATGGTATCGAGCTGATAGACCGGCAACAATTCGCCACGGGCCTGCAGATGTTCCTGCAGCCGGGTCTTGGGATCCTTGAGTTCCACCTCCGATGGCAGGTTGGCCAGCCGATCGGCAAACAGCCGCTTGACGATCTCGATGCCCGCTTCCGAACCGCCGTCCAGACAGACCGCACCCAACACCGCCTCCAGCGCATCGGCCAGGATCGACTTGCGCCGATACCCGCCGGTCTTGCGCGCGCCGGCCCCCAACCGCAAGCTTCGGCCCAAATCGAGTTCGAACGCGACTGCCGCCAAGGTATCACCCTTGACCAGGCTGGCTCGCAGACGACTCAGCACGCCTTCCGAGACATTGGGACAGCGCTCGTACAGCTCCCACCCGATCACGAAATTGAGCAGTGCATCGCCGAGAAACTCCAGACGCTCGTTGTTCCGGCGCCCAAAGCTGCGATGCGTCAATGCGGCATCGAGCAGCTCGGGATCCCGGAATCGGTAGCCCAGCCGCTCGGACAATTGATCCAGACTCTGTCTCAAGGTCGTGTTACCTGTGTCTCGTGCTGGAATCGGGTCACCAGATCGATATTGGCAAACCACGGGATACGGACCTCATAGCTTACGCCGACCTGGAAATGATGTTGCGCAGGCGTGATGGTGATGTCCTGTGGGCCGGCATGCTGGATCGAGTTGACCTGGAAACGGCGCAGCAACAGATCCTTCAGGCGGCGTGAATTCAAGTCCCCCTCGGAAACCCCTTCTTTCAGAGAATCCATTGAAGAGCGGACTTCGAAATACTCCAGGTAGACCGGCAGCAACGCAAACAGGGTATAAACGCCGAAACCACCCATGCCGATATAGAACATCAGCCCCAACAGCCCCATGCCGCGCTGCGTCTGCTTCGATTTCATCGCTTGATTCCTCCGCTTCCCCCCCTTCGGACCGCACGCCGGGCGGGAAGCGGAGGATGGTCAATGAATGCCTTGTCCAATCCGTGACCACAGCGGCATCTTCGCGTCGGGATCCCAGTTCATCCAGATCGCGAAAGCCTGTCCCACGAGATTGGCATCCGGGACGGTTCCCCAGCGCCGGCTGTCATCGCTGTTGTCCCGGTTGTCGCCCATCACGAAATAATGATCAGGCGGCACCACCGCACGCATGTTGTAAGAAGGCCGGCCGGCTGTCTTCAGCAATCGATGCATCACCGAACCGACCTGTTCCTCGAATTCCCAGGTTTCCCAGCGTGCAGGAACACCCGGGCCGGTATACCGTCCTTTCGGCGTTATCGGCAGCGGTTCGCCGTTCACGTAGACCTGCTTGTCCCGATAGACGATTTCATCGCCCGGCAGACCAATCACCCGCTTGATGAAATCCTTGGATGGATCTTCGGGAAAGCGGAACACCATCACATCGCCGCGTTCTGGGTGGCCGAACGGAAGCATCCGGATATTGAAGACCGGCAGCCGAACCCCATAGGCGAACTTGTTGACGAGGATGAAATCACCGGTCAACAGTGTGGGGACCATCGATCCGGACGGAATGCGAAACGGCTCGACAACGAACGAACGCACCAAGAACACCGCCAGCACGATGGGAAACAGGCTGCGGCCGAATTCCACGATGCCCGTGGGACCAGGCACCTCACCCCCGGCAGCCGCCAGACGTCGCCGCGGCTCCCAGCGATAGCGGTCCAGCGCCCAGAGCACGCCCGTGATCAGCGTCAAGACCACGAGCAATAGCGAGAAATCAGCCCGCATGGTATCTCCCTCGATGGACTCTCAAAGATTCAGTCGGATTTCTTCCCGACATCCAAAATGGCGAGAAATGCCTCCTGAGGCACCTCGACCTTCCCAATCTGCTTCATGCGCTTTTTCCCCGCCTTTTGCTTCTCGAGCAGCTTCTTCTTGCGGGTGATGTCGCCACCATAGCATTTGGCGGTCACATTCTTGCGCATGGCCTTGACTGTCGTGCGCGCGATGATGTGGCTGCCGATGGCCGCCTGAATCGCCACCTCGAACATCTGTCGCGGAATCAGATCACGCATCCGCTCGGCCAGCTGCCGGCCCCGGTAGCCCGTCTGGGCGCGATGCACGATGATCGACAGCGCATCGACACGCTGGCTGTTGATCAACAGATCCAAGCGCACCAGATCCGCCACCTGGAAACGCTCGAACTGATAGTCGAACGAAGCATAACCACGACTCACCGACTTCAGTTGATCGAAGAAATCGAGCACCACCTCGCTGAGCGGCAATTCGTAGACGATCGATACCTGATTTCCCAGATACTGCAGCTTGAGCTGCACCCCGCGACGCTGCTCGCACAGCGTGAGCACCCCGCCCACATATTCCTGCGGGCAAAGGATGTTCGCCTGGATGATGGGCTCGCGGATCTCGGCCATTTCGTTGACCGGCGGCAACTTGGACGGGTTGTCGACGTGCAGCACTTCCCCGGTGTTCGTGAGGACCTCATAGATCACCGTAGGCGCAGTGGTGATCAGATCCAGGTCGTACTCGCGCTCCAGGCGTTCCTGGATGATCTCCATATGGAGCATGCCCAGAAAGCCGCATCGAAACCCGAATCCCAGGGCGGTGGATGTCTCGGGCTCGAAATGCAGCGCTGCATCATTCAGACGCAATTTCTGCAAGGCATCGCGCAAGTGCTCGTAATCGTCGCTGCTGACCGGATAAAGACCCGCGAACACCCGCGGCTGGACTTGTTTGAATCCGGGCAGGCGTGCGGTGCAGGGGCGATCGGACAAGGTCACCGTGTCCCCTACCGGGGCGCCATCGATCGCTTTGATACCGGCAATCAGGAAACCCACCTCACCGGTCTGCAGACGCGGTCGATCGAGGGCCTTGGGCGTAAAAACCCCCACACGGGCACTGGGGTAGCTGCGGCCCGAAGACATCATCATGACCTTGTCTCCGGTTGCGACGCTGCCGTTGACCACGCGGATCAGCGACACCACGCCGACGAAGTTGTCGAACCACGAGTCGATGATCAGCGCCTGCAGCGGCGCATCGGGATCGCCCTGAGGCGGCGGAATCCGCGTCAGCAAGGCTTCCAGCAGATCCTCCACCCCGATGCCGGTCTTGGCGCTCACCTGCAGGGCATCATGGGCATCGATCCCGATGACATCTTCGATTTCCTGTGCCACGCGATCTGGATCGGCCTGCGGCAGGTCGATCTTGTTGAGCACCGGGACCACTTCCAGCCCCTGATCCAGTGCGGTGTAGCAATTCGCGACACTCTGCGCTTCGACGCCCTGCGCGGCATCCACCACCAACAGGGCGCCTTCGCAGGCGGCCAGCGAGCGGGAAACCTCGTAGGAAAAATCGACGTGCCCCGGTGTATCGATCAGATTGAGCTGATAGGTCTGTCCATCACGCGCCCGGTAGGACAAGGTAACCGACTGCGCCTTGATGGTGATCCCGCGTTCACGCTCCAGATCCATCGAGTCGAGCACCTGCGCCTGCATCTCGCGGTCGCTCAGGCCACCACACAGCTGAATGAACCGATCAGCCAACGTGGATTTGCCGTGGTCGATGTGGGCAATGATCGAAAAATTACGGGTATGCGATTGCATAGGGCTCAATTCACCTCAGCGCGCCCGGCAGCACGGTCAAGAACAGCGCGAACCGCCTCGCGATCCAGCCGTCCTTCGCAAATCACCCGCCCCTCGCAGACCAGCACCGGAACGCGCAAGCCATAACGCTGCACGAGCGCCGGATCCCGGTCGATGTCAATGGAAACGACCTGCACATCCCGGCCTCGACACAGGGAGAGCAGATCCTCATGCAGGAGATCACATAGCCCGCAACGGGAGCGGGTGTAAAGACTGAATTGCAGACTCATGAAGCGCGCAAGCCGACGACGCCAAATTGGTTGATTCTACGCGATTGCCCCGGTGCGGCGCA
This genomic interval carries:
- the rnc gene encoding ribonuclease III, yielding MRQSLDQLSERLGYRFRDPELLDAALTHRSFGRRNNERLEFLGDALLNFVIGWELYERCPNVSEGVLSRLRASLVKGDTLAAVAFELDLGRSLRLGAGARKTGGYRRKSILADALEAVLGAVCLDGGSEAGIEIVKRLFADRLANLPSEVELKDPKTRLQEHLQARGELLPVYQLDTISGPEHDQRFEVLCQVPCLQRGFRGVGTSRREAEQQAASLALMALESG
- the era gene encoding GTPase Era → MSDPDFRCGTVALVGRPNVGKSSLLNRILGQKISIVTHKAQTTRHRIHGIHTIPGAQIVFIDTPGFHKAGNALGRYMVQKARGAVEDADVVVLVTDATRWTGEDQAVLDAIRGSGRPVGWVLNKVDRVQPRSRLLTALAEGRERADFAFVVPLSARQGDNITALEQELVSHLPISPPMVEEDIPTDRSERFLAAECVREQLLLHLHDELPYGMTVDLEQFKRTEKGLELGAVIWVAKDSHKGMVIGRQGEQLKRIGRAARLEIREQWQEPVFLSLWVKVRENWADEPVWLTRLGYD
- a CDS encoding glutaredoxin family protein yields the protein MSLQFSLYTRSRCGLCDLLHEDLLSLCRGRDVQVVSIDIDRDPALVQRYGLRVPVLVCEGRVICEGRLDREAVRAVLDRAAGRAEVN
- the lepA gene encoding translation elongation factor 4 codes for the protein MQSHTRNFSIIAHIDHGKSTLADRFIQLCGGLSDREMQAQVLDSMDLERERGITIKAQSVTLSYRARDGQTYQLNLIDTPGHVDFSYEVSRSLAACEGALLVVDAAQGVEAQSVANCYTALDQGLEVVPVLNKIDLPQADPDRVAQEIEDVIGIDAHDALQVSAKTGIGVEDLLEALLTRIPPPQGDPDAPLQALIIDSWFDNFVGVVSLIRVVNGSVATGDKVMMMSSGRSYPSARVGVFTPKALDRPRLQTGEVGFLIAGIKAIDGAPVGDTVTLSDRPCTARLPGFKQVQPRVFAGLYPVSSDDYEHLRDALQKLRLNDAALHFEPETSTALGFGFRCGFLGMLHMEIIQERLEREYDLDLITTAPTVIYEVLTNTGEVLHVDNPSKLPPVNEMAEIREPIIQANILCPQEYVGGVLTLCEQRRGVQLKLQYLGNQVSIVYELPLSEVVLDFFDQLKSVSRGYASFDYQFERFQVADLVRLDLLINSQRVDALSIIVHRAQTGYRGRQLAERMRDLIPRQMFEVAIQAAIGSHIIARTTVKAMRKNVTAKCYGGDITRKKKLLEKQKAGKKRMKQIGKVEVPQEAFLAILDVGKKSD
- the pdxJ gene encoding pyridoxine 5'-phosphate synthase; translated protein: MHLLASPPALGVNIDHVATLRQARRTVYPDPVQAAFLAEQAGADSITVHLREDRRHIQDRDVRLLRTLVQTRLNLEMAVTAEMVNLAVELAPQACCLVPERREELTTEGGLDVRAREEEIAESCGRLAAAGITVALFIDPDPEQIAASLRTGAVAVELHTGAYAEATTPAERARELARLATAADLAAQNGLVVHAGHGLNYVNVEPIAAIAPIAELNIGHAIVARAVLTGMAEAVREMKRLMREARRG
- the lepB gene encoding signal peptidase I; this encodes MRADFSLLLVVLTLITGVLWALDRYRWEPRRRLAAAGGEVPGPTGIVEFGRSLFPIVLAVFLVRSFVVEPFRIPSGSMVPTLLTGDFILVNKFAYGVRLPVFNIRMLPFGHPERGDVMVFRFPEDPSKDFIKRVIGLPGDEIVYRDKQVYVNGEPLPITPKGRYTGPGVPARWETWEFEEQVGSVMHRLLKTAGRPSYNMRAVVPPDHYFVMGDNRDNSDDSRRWGTVPDANLVGQAFAIWMNWDPDAKMPLWSRIGQGIH
- the acpS gene encoding holo-ACP synthase; translated protein: MILGIGTDIVAVARLRAALDRRGERFARRILNAGEWADYAAASDPARILARRFAAKEAVAKALGTGFREGIGPGQIEVVHDVRGGPGVRLHDAAARCMARQGGTHMLLSISDERAYAVAYAVLWGAAD
- a CDS encoding DUF4845 domain-containing protein, giving the protein MKSKQTQRGMGLLGLMFYIGMGGFGVYTLFALLPVYLEYFEVRSSMDSLKEGVSEGDLNSRRLKDLLLRRFQVNSIQHAGPQDITITPAQHHFQVGVSYEVRIPWFANIDLVTRFQHETQVTRP
- the recO gene encoding DNA repair protein RecO, producing the protein MATRGALVPAYVLHRRAFGETSLIAELFTRETGRLGVIAKGVRSKGRGGALQPFQPLLLAWRGRGELPALVAWEPAGPPIGLQGDGLLSGFYVNELLMRLCARHDPHPDVFLAYARTLGELGEGRCLTSVLRSFERALLGSLGLEPPLGCDCEGAPIRAAQWYRCAPRGAPRPVSGPGRTPWEVPGAALLALATEPMVIPREYQAAVNGLYRSLIAEQLGGVPLRTRALWRALHRLSPDSAHPSPSSEV